Proteins encoded in a region of the Haloglomus salinum genome:
- a CDS encoding J domain-containing protein produces the protein MSGLDWPAGFERTPAEQRKPYPHGFRVSRTEAFDSILAELEQMDAVNPRVETAAPHTQANPHRPYADREPDDPGVVVYCDLDGEGRAFPCDRWDTLRDNARAIAKYLAAKRALDRYGVGTVGSEFETQALPGGEDAVATGPPPHEVLGVATDAPEEVVRGAARARKKQTHPDNGGSTEAFQRVVAAEEALLEGTQ, from the coding sequence GTGAGCGGCCTGGACTGGCCCGCCGGATTCGAACGCACCCCGGCCGAGCAACGCAAGCCGTACCCGCACGGCTTCCGGGTCTCGCGGACCGAGGCGTTCGATTCCATCCTCGCCGAACTCGAGCAGATGGACGCGGTGAACCCGCGCGTCGAGACCGCGGCGCCACACACCCAGGCGAACCCGCACCGACCGTACGCCGACCGCGAGCCCGACGACCCGGGCGTCGTCGTCTACTGCGACCTCGATGGGGAGGGCCGGGCGTTCCCGTGTGACCGCTGGGACACCCTCCGGGACAACGCCCGCGCCATCGCGAAGTACCTCGCGGCCAAACGCGCCCTGGACCGCTACGGGGTCGGCACGGTCGGGAGCGAATTCGAGACGCAGGCGCTGCCGGGCGGCGAGGACGCGGTCGCGACGGGGCCGCCACCGCACGAGGTGCTCGGGGTCGCGACGGATGCGCCCGAGGAGGTCGTGCGCGGCGCCGCACGCGCTCGGAAGAAGCAGACCCACCCAGACAACGGCGGGAGCACCGAGGCGTTCCAGCGGGTCGTGGCAGCCGAGGAGGCGCTGCTGGAGGGTACGCAGTGA